The bacterium genome includes a window with the following:
- the rplW gene encoding 50S ribosomal protein L23 has product MSPVLDPRTIIRRPIVTEKSMRGTAINKYTFEIDGASPKPVIRDAVQRLFSVRVTKVNVIRIPGRARRRGQHHYREAGYRKAVVTLADGDKIDLEKLT; this is encoded by the coding sequence ATGAGCCCGGTGCTCGATCCGCGCACCATCATCCGGCGGCCGATCGTCACGGAGAAGAGTATGCGCGGCACGGCGATCAACAAGTACACCTTCGAGATCGACGGCGCCTCGCCGAAGCCGGTGATCCGCGACGCGGTGCAGCGGCTGTTCAGCGTCCGCGTCACGAAAGTCAACGTGATCCGGATCCCGGGGCGGGCGCGCCGGCGCGGCCAGCACCACTACCGCGAGGCCGGCTACCGGAAGGCGGTGGTCACACTCGCCGACGGCGACAAGATCGATCTCGAGAAACTGACGTAG